From the genome of Miscanthus floridulus cultivar M001 chromosome 10, ASM1932011v1, whole genome shotgun sequence, one region includes:
- the LOC136488364 gene encoding uncharacterized protein: METLTFEVVGFHGTYHAILGCPCYMKFMAVPNYTYLKLKMPGPRGVIIVDTSFQRAYECEVECCEHTVAIVASTELVAIQERTAEEPLDSKRPARSFEPAEGVKEIPVDPSNPDGKLLRISTIVFSK; the protein is encoded by the coding sequence atggagaccctcactttTGAGGTGGTAGGGTTCCATGGAACTTACCATGCCATCCTCGGatgtccatgctacatgaagttcatggctgtccccaactacacctacctgaagctaaagatgccaggcccgCGAGGGGTCATCATCGTTGACACTTCTttccagcgtgcctatgagtgcgaggtggaGTGCTGCGAGCACACCGTGGCAATCGTTGCCTCCACCGAGCTTGTGGCCATCCAGGAGAGGACTGCCGAGGAGCCTCTAGACTCCAAGCGACCGGCTAGGTCCTTTGAGCCTGCTGAAGGTGTCAAGGAGATCCCCGTGGACCCCAGCAACCCTGATGGCAAGTTGCTCCGGATTAGCACCATAGTtttctccaaatag